Proteins encoded in a region of the Neoarius graeffei isolate fNeoGra1 chromosome 3, fNeoGra1.pri, whole genome shotgun sequence genome:
- the vgll2a gene encoding transcription cofactor vestigial-like protein 2a: MSCLDVMYQVYAPPQPYFTPTYSPYHHHPHPHPHPHHQKLAFYSKMQEEPVSGGNSFSSHPAPSIKEEDCTPEKEQPPEAEYISSRCVLFTYFQGDISSVVDEHFSRALSQTSSYGPASASGNKTAQGAASWKDGSFPMSQRSFPPSFWNSAYQPSVTASLSSALSTSHSDLPFPADPYSSASLHSHLHQATPESWHPTHHHHHHPYPLGGSISAQSSAYSRPSVHEVYGTHFDPRYSSLLVPSVRSHRLPPATVPAPGPSPCDISKGDPASTAWTGAFTGTGSDMGQSLSLNVDAARRYTLCSGGILS, from the exons atGAGCTGCTTGGATGTCATGTACCAAGTGTACGCACCGCCTCAGCCTTACTTCACTCCAACTTACAGCCCGtaccatcatcatcctcatcctcaccCTCATCCTCACCACCAG AAATTGGCTTTTTATTCCAAAATGCAAGAAGAACCCGTAAGTGGAGGGAACTCGTTCTCCAGCCATCCTGCACCCTCTATAAAGGAGGAGGACTGCACACCGGAGAAGGAGCAGCCGCCTGAGGCTGAGTATATCAGCTCACGATGTGTCCTCTTCACCTACTTCCAGGGAGACATCAGCTCAGTGGTGGACGAACACTTCAGCCGTGCCCTGAGCCAAACCAGCAGCTACGGCCCTGCGTCAGCCAGCGGCAACAAAACCGCACAAGGGGCCGCGTCCTGGAAAG ACGGATCATTCCCAATGAGCCAGCGCAGTTTCCCTCCGTCCTTCTGGAACAGCGCGTACCAACCGTCAGTCACGGCGTCTTTAAGCAGTGCTCTGAGCACGTCCCACAGCGACCTGCCCTTCCCTGCTGACCCGTACTCAAGTGCCTCGTTACACAGCCACCTCCACCAGGCGACACCGGAGTCCTGGCACccgacacaccaccaccaccatcatccgtaCCCACTCGGGGGCTCCATCAGCGCTCAGAGCTCGGCTTATTCTCGGCCCTCGGTGCACGAGGTGTACGGGACGCACTTCGACCCACGCTACAGCTCTCTCCTAGTGCCCTCGGTGCGGTCTCACAGACTGCCCCCAGCCACGGTGCCCGCTCCCGGACCCTCACCTTGTGACATCAGCAAGGGCGATCCAGCCAGCACAGCATGGACCGGTGCTTTCACTGGGACGGGATCCGATATGGGACAGAGTCTCAGCCTGAATGTCGATGCAG CTCGGCGCTACACGCTCTGCAGCGGGGGCATCCTGAGCTGA